The nucleotide window CAACGTCTACGCGAGCCAGATCGAGGCAGTCATGGTCGGCATCGACGAGGTGGCACCCCACTACCGAATCGATCTCCGTCGTGAGGACAGCCTCGACACGATGGCGATCACCGTCGAACCACACGAGCGCTCCACGACCACCCCGGTGGAGCTCCGTGCGACGATCGAGGAGCGACTCGGCGAGGAGCTCGACGTCTCGCCCGACGACATCGACGTGGTCGAACCCGGGACGATCGAGCGCACCGAGGTCGGCAAGGTGAAGCGGGTGTTCGATCACCGGTAGTCCGCCGGTCAGCGGCAGTTCGCCGTCTATCAATATAAAAATTAGCTGAAATCTTCGCACTTTCCAATTTCACGGATTGGCTATCTGTTGAAATTGGCGTGCGAGATAGAGGGCGCGTATTTTGCACATCGGCTCGCCAGCGGTATGCTCATCAGGTGACTCATCGCCCAATCGTCAACATATTTTTAATTCCCCCCCCCCTGACGGTCGCACGTTTGTCAGATCAGCCGACAATAGCACCAATTGAGAAAAGTATCCAGCCAACTCCGACCCCGACGACCGCTCCCCACCACGGAAATCCCTCAACGAAATACTCCGCGAAAGCCGTGCCGCCACCTCTTCCAGAAAGAAAAAACATCATCGTCAATATACCAACAAACATCAGGGATTTGCCAATAGCTCCGGTTATATCGGGACGCATATTAGTCAGTTAGAGTCCGTGCTCACAGTATTTTTACGGTACTTCGGCCAAATCACTAGAACCACAACGAGAATAAGACCCATCAGAACACCTTGCAATCTACTTGAAATGTCGCGTAGGAGTATCGGTGACAGAACGAACAAAAAAAGCACCTCAAAGACGACAGTGAGAGCAAGCGTTTCGAGAAACCGACGAACTGCGCCTTTTTCATATAGCATTAAAACCAGGTCGATTCTTAGCCGATAAATAGCTGTTGGCAAAAAACTCCGACGATACTCATCATTAGATTCGGATGACCTCACATATCTCACAACCATTCGCCAAAACATCTCTTCGGTGGTGATCGCAAGATTCTCACGGCTCACAGGGGCTGGAGGGCTGGCAGGATAATACTCACGAGCATCAACAAGAGGGTAAAAGATAGCCACAGAGGTTAATGTGAGATACACCCTCTGTATCTTGCACGCCGTTTCTGGCAGTTTACGAGGGAGATTGCTATGAGAGGTATGAGGACTTCTGCTAAACACTATAGTTCAGGCGAACAGCTGCGAGAACAGCGCGTGCTGGCCGCGATGGAGGCGCTCGATGAAGGCCGATTTACTGATCCCGATATCGTCGGCGACCTCCGCGGCGGTCGCACCCCGCGGAACGGTGAAGTAGCCACGCTCGACGGCCGCCCTGAGCGCCTCCTCCTGTCTGGGAGTCACGTTCCAGCGCGTCGCGATCGCCCCCTCGTCGTCGGCCTGGAGCGGGTAGGCACGTTCGAGCGCGACGCCGACGGTCTCACCGGCGGTGTTCAGCACGCCCCTGAGGACGTCGTGTCCGACGACTGCACCGGTGACGGTCGCACTGCCCTCGCGATAGCGCAGCGATTCGACGATGAGGCCCGCGCTCACGAGGTCGTGGACCACACAGGGCTGTTTCGAGAGACAGCGACCGTTCTGTCGCCCGTCGACCCTGGCGAGGTGGAGATAGCGGATGCGCTCGTCGCCGTCGAGCGCCGTCGCGAATTCGGGCGATTCGGGGGCGGTGAAGCTCAGCAGGGCGTTGCCGTCGGCGCGCAGCTGTGGCGGCTGGGCGTCGATCTCGATGCCCGCCGCCCGCGTGGCGTCGGCCAGCGGGCAGTCGTCGTCACGCACGCGGAACTCGACGACGAGACACTCGTCGATCACGACCGTCGTCACCGCCGCACACGTATAAACCCCGCCTATAGACGTGTGAAGGTCTATGATGATAGAACGACGATGTGGATGTGTACCAATGGACCTCGACACAGTGAAAGAGCGCGCCGGGCCGCGCCAGTTCAGCCCGGACGACGACATGCCGCGGAAGTACCGCGAGGCGGCGACGCGGATGATCCAGTTCCACGCGAACTCGGAGATCATGGGTGCGTATCTCGAACGGCCGTTCATCCGTGAGGCCCCGAGCCTCGACCGCAAACTGGCCTACTCGGCGAAGACCCAGGACGAGCTCGGCCACGGCCAACTGTTGTATCGAGCGGCCGAGTCGCTGGGAATCAAGACGCGCGAGCAGATGCTCGACGAACTCGCCAACGGGGAGGGGAAGTTCCTCAACTGTTTCCACTACCCGATGGAGTCGTGGGTCGAGACGCCGATGATCGCCTTCTTCGTCGACGGCGCGGCGATGCGCCGGCAGGCCACCCTCAAGCGAACGAGCTGGGAGCCGTACGCCCACGCGATGGACAAGGTCGTCTTCGAGGAGGGGTTCCACATCAAACACGGCGAGTCCATCCTGAAGGAGCTCGCCACAGGCTCGAAACGCGAACAGGAGATGGTGCAGGACGCCTTCGAGACCTGGTGGCCGCGCATCATCCAATTCTTCGGGCCGACCGACGACGACTCGACCCATCACGACTTCTCCGCCGAGGTCGGGCTGAAGCAGATGACCAACGACGAGCTCCGGCAGTCGTTCCTCAACCAGTATCTCCCGAAAGCCGAAAAATACGGGCTCGAGATCCCGGATACGCCGACCATCGAGCAGGACGAGAATGGGAATTATCGGGTCGCCGAGGACGAACTCGACTGGGAGGAGTTCTTCCAGATCGCCAAAAACGAGTACGATCCCGGTCGGGGCCAGATCAACTCGCGCAAGCGCGCCCACGACGCGGTCGAGTGGGTTCGCGAGACGCTCGACGAGTACGAAACCACCACGAGCGGCCACGCGCCGCAGGCGGCCGACTGAGATGAGTACTAACAGATGATTTGGGAAGTGTTCCGACAGGAGGGAGCCGGCAAGTACCACACCCACTGCGGGAACGTCCACGCGCCGGATCGCGAGATGGCGCTCATGTTCGCACAGATTCAGCACGGCCGGCGCAAGCCCACCCACAGCATCTGGGTCACGCCACAGCAGGAGATCGGTGAGGTGAACGAGGACGGCGCGACCTTCGGCGGCACCACGGACAAGGGCTACCGCTGGGCGACCCAGTACAACATCACGGCCGCCGCCGAGGAGGTCGCAGACTCCGAAAGCGAGCAGGCCGACGCCGAGAAGGAACGGGGGCGGCGCTGATGGCCACCACCGAGAGCCTCTCCGGGCCGAACGATCTCGACGAGCGCGAGCGCGCGGCCGTCGAAAGCCTGCTCTACCGGCTGGCCGACGACGAGTTCGTCCTCGCTGACCGCTACACCGACTGGCAGGTGCGCGCGCCCACGGTCGAATCCGACATCGCGATCGCCAACATCGCCCAGGACGAACTCGGCCACGCGCGGCTCTGGTACGACCTGCTGGAGGACTTCGGCCACTCCGAGCCGGACCTGATCTGGGAGCGCGACCCCGATAGCTTCCGGCACAGCACGCTCTGTGAACTGCCCTTCGCCGAGGGCGATTGGGCCGACGCCATCGTGCGGAGCTATCTCTACGACGAAGCGGAGATCCTTCGATTGCGGGCGCTCGAAGACTCCTCGTACCCGCGCATCCGTGACCGCGTCGGCAAGGTGATGGGCGAGGAGGACTATCACCGCGAGCACGCCGAGAACTGGCTCCGCCGGCTCGTGGGCGGCGACGAGGGACGCGAGCGCGTCCAAGACGCCGCCGACGAACTGTTTCCCTACGCGCTGACGCTGTTCGAGGAAACCGAGGACGACGAAGCGATCGACGACCTGGGGATCCGCACCCGCTCGCTTGCCGATATGCGCGACGAGTGGGTCGAGACCGTCACCGGGACGCTGACCGAGGTCGGGATCGACGCTCGCGCACCCGCGACCGATGAAGACGGACGGGTGGTGAGCGACGAACTACCCGATCACGTCGGGCGGGATGGCGACCACACCGATCACTGGACGACTCACTACGACGAGATCACGAACACCTACCGCGAGCTCGGTCGCGATCACGCGGCGCGGCTGATGGAGGATCCCGACGATGAGTAGCGAGTCAGGTATCGATCCCGAGTTCGACCCGGACGCCAAATACTGTGCGTACACCGACTACGAATCGGGCGAGACCGTCGAAGCGCTGCCCGCGACCGGTAAGGGAAGTACCGGGATCGAGCGCGCGGTCTGGGACGCGCTCTACGAGATCGACGATCCCGAGATGCCGATCAGCATCGTCGATCTGGGGCTGATCTACGGGGTCACGGTCGACGAAGGCCACGCACGGGTCGACATGACGCTTACCTACACCGGGTGTCCGGCGCGCGACATGCTTCAGGAGACCGTTCGCAAGCGAATCGCGGCGGTCGAGGGCGTCGACGATGCCGAACTGCGGCTCGTCTGGTCGCCCGAGTGGACCGTCGAGATGGTCACCGAACAGGGCAAAAACGACCTCCGGGAGTTCGGGTTGAGCATCTGATGAATAGAACTACGGACCCGAGCGTCGAGACCACAGGGAAAGACGAGCGGGCTGAGTGCCCGTACTGCGAATCGACGAACACCGAGCGCGAGCATCCGAAAGGGCCATCGCTCTGTCGGTCGATGCACTACTGTCACGACTGCAACCAACCGTTCGAGAAGTTCGAATAATCACTCATTACAATGTCTTCAGAAACACAGCAGATCGACGATAGCCGCGACGAGATCAAGGACCGCCACCGCGAGGCGCGCGACGAACTGCTCGCCGACTCGTACGACCACTACATCGGCGGCGAGTGGGTCGAAAGCGCTTCGGGCGAAACCTTCGAGACGCGCGACCCCACGACGGGCGAGCTGCTCGCGGAGGCACAGGCCGGCAACAGCGAGGATGTCGACCGCGCGGTCGAGGCAGCGTGGGAGGCCTACGAGACCGAGTGGGCCGACACCGACGGGACGAAACGCCAGCGCCTGCTCACCGAGATCGCCGATCGCATCGAGGAGAATCGAAGCGAAATCGCGCGGATCGAGACGCTCGACAACGGCAAACCGATCCGCGAGGCGCGCGCCGACGTCGCGCTCGTCGCCGACCAGTTCCGCTACTTCGCGGGCGCGGCCCGCACGCACGGCGGCGAGACCGTTCCCTCGGGAAGTGGCAAATCGATCCAGACGCTCCGCGAACCCTACGGTGTGATCGGCGCGGTCGTGCCCTGGAATTTCCCGCTGCTGATTGCTTCATGGAAGCTCGCGCCGGCGCTGGCCGCCGGCAACTGCGTCGTGCTCAAACCCGCCGAACAGACCCCGCTGTCGATCCTCAGAGTCATGGAGGAGATCGACGACGTGCTTCCCGATGGCGTCGTCAACGTCGTGACGGGCTACGGCGAGGAGGCGGGCGCGCCGCTGACGGGTCACTCCGACGTGCGAAAGGTCTCCTTCACGGGATCGACCGCGGTCGGCAAGGAGGTCATGAAGGCCGCCGCGGAGAACGTCGCGGATGTGACCCTCGAACTCGGTGGAAAGAGCCCCGTGGTGGTGTTCCCGGATGCCGACGTCCAGCAGGCGGTGCGGGTGATGATGATCGCCATGTTCTACAACACCGGCGAGTGTTGCACCGCTGGAACGAGACTATTCGTCCACGAGGAGATCTACGAGGAGTTCATGGATGCCTTCGTCGAGAGCGCCGAGGGGCTCCGGATGGGCGATCCGCTCTCGAAGGATACTCGATTGGGCCCCAAAGTCTCCGAGGAGCAGGTCGAGCGCACGCTCTCGTACATCGAGCAGGCCAGGGAGGACGGCGCACGGATCGTGACTGGTGGGAAGCAGCCCGAAGACGACGCTCTCGCGGACGGCTGTTTCGTCGTCCCCACGGTGATCGACGAGATCGACCACGATTCCGAACCCGTGCAGGAGGAGATCTTCGGCCCCGTGGAAGAGGTCTTCGCGTGGTCGGACTACGATGAAATGATCGAGCAGGCCAACGACGTCGATTACGGGCTCGCGGCGGGGCTCATCACGAACGACCTGTCGAAGGCGAATCGCGCCGCACGGGACATCGAGGCGGGCAACATCTGGGTCAACCAGTACAACGACTTCCCCGCGGGCCAGCCGTTCGGCGGGTTCAAACAGTCGGGTATCGGCCGCGAGCAGGCCGAAGAGACCCTCGATCACTACTCGCAGACCAAGACGATCAACATGAATCTGTAGCGCCGAGCGCTCCCGACCGACTGCTGTCGTCCAGGACTACTCGGCGCGGAAGACCGGTGCGATCTCCCCTGATTCGTCGATAGCGCCGTCGAAGACCACGCGATCGCCGATCTCGACGTCACCCTCAATCCGGGCGGTCACGCGCGCGCCGTCGAGTTGCACAGTCCCAACCTGATACGGGCCCTCGAAGCCCGTCGGCGGCACCTGGACCGTCGTTTCCGAATAAACCTCGCCCTCTTCGGGGAGTTCGGTCGTTTCCAGATCGCGGCCGCCACAATCGTTACAGACGGCGAACGGCGTACCGTAGGTCGCCCCACAGTCACCACAGCGCACGCCGAGCAGGTCGCCGTCTTCGAGTGCTGCTGTCCAGCCGTCGTGCGTGAGGCTCATCCGCGCACCTCCATAACCGACACGACAGTTGTCGCGGCGTCGCCACCAAGATTGTGCGCCACGGCCTTCTCCGCGCCGTCGATCTGGCGTTCGCCAGTGTCACCCCGGAGCTGTTCGGTGAGTTCGACGATCTGCGCAGTCCCGGTAGCGCCGATCGGGTGGCCCTTCGCCTTCAGCCCGCCCGAGGGGTTGATCGGTCGGTCGCCGTTCATTCCTGTGCGCCCCTCCGCGGCTGCGGAACCACCCTCGCCGTCCTCGAAGAAGCCGATCGCTTCGCTCGCCATCACCTCGGCCCCGGTGAAGCAGTCGTGAACCTCGGCGAAGGCCATTTCATCAGCACTCGTCCCCGCCTGCTCGTAGGCCTGCGCGGCGGCGTCGCGGGCGGCCTGCGTCGCGTGTGGGACGGGTTTCGCGCTCAACGGGACGACGTCCGTCGCGTGGCCGACGCCGCTCACGTCCACAGGGTCATCGAACGAGTCGGCGCGGTCGTCGCTCGTGACGATCACGGCGCTCGCACCGTCCGAAAACGGACAGCAGTCCATCAGGTGGAACGGATCGGCGACGATGGGCGAGTCGAGCACCTCTTCGACGGTCGTTTCTTTGCCGAAGTGGGCGTTCGGATTACGAGTCCCGTTTTTGTGGTTCTTCACGGCGACGTGGGCGAGCTGCTCCTCGGTCGTACCGTGTTCGTGCATGTGGCGTTTGGTGAGCAGCGCGAACACGCCCGGGAAAGTGAGTCCTGTCGGCTGCTCGTAGTGGCGATCCGAAGCGGAGGCGAAGATGCGCGTCATCTCGCCAGTGCCCAACCCTGTCTCGGGCGTGCAGCGCTCGACGCCACCCACCAATACTGTGTCGTGGATCCCCGCCTCGACGGCCTCGACGGCGTTCTTGAACGCGTTCGCGGAAGTCGCACACGCGTCCTCGTAGCGCTGGCAGGGCACGCCCGCGAGACCGACCTGGGAGGCGACCCCCGGGGCGAGATGGGTGTCGTTTTCGGTCTGGCCGCCCATCGCGTTGCCGAAGTAGAGCGCGTCGATCTCGTCCGGATCGACCCTGGCGTCGTCGTACGCGCCGAGCGCCGCCTCGGCGAACAGCTCCGACAGCGTGCTTTCGTGGACGCCGAACGTCGTCATGTCGGCACCCACGACGCTTGCTCGTGTCATCAACAATGGTTGGAGATGGTTGCACAAAGGCCTACCGAGGTGGAGTGCAGCGCAGTCGCGCTGCGTTTCGCTTTCCGTTCGACGAATCGACGACGATCGAGAACGAACTACGACAGCTGACTCTTGATGACTTTCCCGGTGGGATTGCGCGGGAGGCTCTCGCGGAACTCCACCTCGCGCGGGAGTTTGAACGCCGCGAGACGGTCCCCGACGACCGATCGAACCTCATCGGTGGTCATCGAGATCCCCTCGCGGAGAACCACCACGGCTTTGACGCGCTCGCCCCACGTCTCGTCGGGAACGCCGACAACACCCGCCGCGGCGATGTCTTCGTGGTCTTCGAGGGCGGCCTCGATTTCGGTGGGATAGACGTTCTCGCCGCCGGAAACTATCATGTCGTCGTGTCTATCGACGAAATAGACGAACCCCTCCTCGTCGCGGCGCACGAGGTCCGATGAGACGAAATACCCCTCGTCGTCGAACACGTCGTCGGTCTTTTCGGGCATCCCGAGATACTCGCGGAACGCGGTCGCACCTTTGTAGGCCGCACGACCGACCGCCCCCTGTTCGACCTCCGCACCGTCGTCGTCGACGATTTTGAGTGTGACGTTGATGATGGGCTTGCCGATGCTGTCGGGTTTTTCGAGCGCGTCCCCGGGATGGAGAATGGTCGTCACCGGCGACAGCTCCGTCTGGCCGAACACTTCGTAGAGATCTGCATCGAAAGCGTTCATCACGGTCCGTTTGAGCTCCTCGCTTGAGGGGGCCGCACCGGTCATGTACGACTCGAACGACGAGAGATCGTACTCCTCGAAACCAGCAACGGCGAGCATCGCGCGGCTCATCGTCGGAACGAAAAACGAACCGGTGATGTTCGCTTCGTCGATGATTTCGAGGGTGCGAACGGGGTCGAACTCCTCGACGAGATGGGTCGTGGAGCCGGCATAGAAGGTGTTGTTGAACACCCCGAGCGCCGCGATGTGGAACAGCGGTGTGACGATGAGGAATCTGTCTGCGTTTTCCTCGAATCCAGCGCTGTACACCGTATTCACCGAGTTCTGGAGCAGATTGTCGTGGGTGAGAACACAGCCTTTCGGTTGCCCCGTCGTTCCGCTGGTGTACAGCAACGCTGCATCGTCCAAGCGGTTCGGCACCACGTCGATGCGCTCGTCTGCTGCGGCGTCGCGGGTGGTCCGGAAGTCGTCCGCGAACGATGGCGTGTCCGCGCCGACGTAGAGATACTCTTCGACCGGTGTCTCGCTCTCTCGAACGGCGTGGATGGTCGATGTGGCGTCGCTATCGAACACGCAGAGACACGCCCCGCTGTCGCGGAGAACGTAGCCGACTTCTTCGTCCTTGAACCGATGGTTGACCGGGACCGGCAGCGCGCCGAGTTTCATCGCGCCGTAGTACGTCTCCAGCGTTTCGACGTTGTTCTGCATGTACACTGCAATCCGGTCGCCCGCCTCGACGCCGCGCTCGCGGAGCAGATGTGCTACTCGGTCGACGCGCTCGTTGAACTCGGCGAAGGTGAGCGACTCGGAACCCGTCTCGGTCTCCATCACGAGACAGTCCTCGTCGGCGTGTCGTTTGGCGTTCGCCTCCGCCACGTGGCCGAACGTGAGTCCGCGCATAATAGTCATACGATAGCAGTTCACATATAACTGTGTCCTGTAACTACTGGCCCGCCATTTGGCCAGAGATCACTCGGTCAGTGGGCCGCGTAGCCCCCGTCGACGACGTGGATCTCGCCGGTGGCGTACGAGGCCGCCGGGCCTGCGAGATAGATCGCCGCGCCGGCGATCTCCTCGGGATCGGCGAACCGATCCTGTGGGATCTCGGCGAGGAGCTCCTCGTGGATCGATTCGTTTCCCCTGACGCCCGCGGTGAATTCGGTCTTCACGTAGCCCGGGGCGATCGCGTTGACGCGGATGGCGGGTGCCCACTCGACGGCGAGGGTTCGCGTCATGCCGACCAGCGCGTGCTTCGAGGCCGTGTAGGGGACCTGGTGAGGGAGCCCGACGACCCCGCCGACGCTGGCGACGTTCACGACGCTTCCCTCGCCATCGCGCTCGTCGATGCGGCGGGCGAACTCGCGCGCACAGCGGAAGGCCCCGGTCGCGTTCACGTTCATGATCTCCTCCCAGGTCTCGATCGCGAGCTCCCGAGCATCGCCGAAATACGGGTTCGTGCCGGCGTTATTCACGAGTACGTCGACCGGACCGAACACGCCCTCAGCACGGTCGAACGCCGCCTCGACGTGGGCTATCTCGGTCACGTCCGCCGTGCAGGTGACGGCCTCGTCTCCGTTCGTCTCGATGCGCTCAACGGTCGCTTCGAGATCGTCTTCGGAGCGCGCGAGCGCGACCACCCTCGCTCCGGCATCGGCCATCGCGACGGCGATCTCCTCGCCGATGCCGCGGCTGGCACCCGTCACGAGCGCGACTTTCCCGTCGAGCGAGAACCGTTCGAGTTCCATGACCCTTCTCCGCCAGCGGGAACCATAAGCGTCGAGCCGACGTTCGAGAACTGTCACGAACAATCAGTCATAGCCAGTGTTATGGGAACGCCCCACAGAGCCAGCGTATGGCACTGGCGACTCCGGACCTGAGCGGTCACACGGCGTTCATCACCGGTACGACGCGGGGCATCGGCAAGCGGATCGCGCTCGCGCTCGCCGAGGCCGGCTGTAACGTCGTCTCGACGGGCAAGACCGTCGACGACAGCGATAGCGATCTCGACGGGACGATCCACGAGACCGCCGCCGAGTGCGAGGAGCGCGGCGTCGACGCACACGCCATCCAGCTGAACCTGCGCGACGAGCAGCAGGTCGAGGCGGCCGCCGCCGAGGCGATCGACGTCTTCGGCGAAGTCGATATCGTGATCAACAACGCGAGCGCCATCCAGATGGCACCCGTCGAGGAACTCCCAGCCAACCGGTTCGACCTGTTGACCGACGTGAACATCCGGGGGACCTATCTCACCTGTCGGGCGTTCGCTCCCCATCTCCAGGAGATCGGTGGCGGGCAGATCCTGACGAACGCGCCCCCGGTGAAGATGGATCGTGCACCCGGCGAGGCGGCCTACGCGTGGTCGAAGATGGGGATGACGTTCGTGACGCTCTCGCTCGCGAGCGAACTCCGCGGAACGGGGATCTCGGCCAACAGTTTCTGGCCCGTAACGGCCATCGACACGCGCGCGACGCGCTACTTCGGCATGGGAACGGAGGACGACTGGCGCTCGCCGGCCATCGTCGCCGATACCGTGCTCGAACTGCTCGACCGCGACGAGGAGTTCACCGGCAACGCCGTCTACGACGAGGACGTGCTCCGCGAGGCCGGCGTCACCGACTTCGAGCGCTACAACTGTACCGAGGGCGATCCGACCCCGCTCTCGGCACAACTGTTCGATCCCGACTACGAACGGCTGTAGCTGTCCGTTCCGCCCGTAGTGGGGAAGGAGAGAGGGGGAAGGGAGAGGAGAGGGAGAATCGTCGAGCCGGAACGAGCGATACAGCCTTCAGTCGTCACCGTTTCGTCTGTCCATGAATCGAGCACGGCTCGGAGCGATCGGTGCAGTGACGGTCGGGAGCGCACTCGCGGTCTGGAGCGCCTTTGGAGTGCTGCGCTCGCGATCGGCCGAACGGGTCGACTACACCGTCGAACGGACGATCGACGACCGGACCGAGATCAGGCGCTATCCGGAGCTCGTCCGCGTCGAAACAACAGGCGACTCGACACGCGAGGCGTTCGGTCGGCTGTTCGACTACATCCAGGGAGCGAACGAGTCGCGATCGGACGTCTCGATGACCGCTCCCGTACGGACCGACGAGGGCACTGGCGAGAACGCTGGCGATGACAAGGGGGCGGGGGAGGAAATCGAGATGACCGCACCCGTGCGGACGGCGAACGGTGCCGATTCGGAATCGGTGTCGATGACGGCTCCCGTCCGTACCGATACGGGCGATGACGGCGTCGAAATGGGGTTCTATCTGCCGTCGAAATACACGCCGAACACCGCGCCGCGGCCGACGAACTCGCAGGTGTCGCTCGCGGTCGAAGCGCCACGCTCGGTGGCGACGCGGCGCTTCTCCTGGTGGCGGCCCGACTGGCGGACGCGCCGACAGGCGTCGAAACTCTTGGATTCGCTTGCCGACAGCGACGTCGAACCCGTCGGCGAACCGTTCAGTCTCGGATACAACGACCCATCCACTCCGCCCTTCCTCCGAACCAACGAGGTCGCCGTCGACGTCGAGTGGGCGGACGCGGTGCCGACGGCGGAGGCGTCCGGTGGCGAGGACGCACCGGATCTCGGTGGCGATTAGCGACTAGCGATCACTGGAGATAGCTCGGGTCCTCGGCGTCACAGGCCTCCTCGTGCTGTGCGGCCTCCTGGTCATCGTCGAACATGAGCCCGCAGTGTTCGCACTCGTGCCACGTGGTCCCGTCACGCTCGGTTTCGACCACCATACCGGATGTGGACCATCGACGACCAAAGGTGTTGTCCCCAGTGGGAACGCTGAAGGCTGTCGGTCCGCCAGTCGGAGTATGGCCGGTGGGGACGCCGACGGCGTCGAACTTACTGTCGAAGGTGCACAGAAGCGGGATGCGGGTCGGGGCGTCGCACGCCTGCCGGAGGCGGCCCGACACACGCTTGGCGTGCTGAGCGGCGACACGGTCGTCATCGACGGCGAACGCGCCACGGTGGCAAAGGTCTGGCCCGCGAGCGGCGACCTCGCCGGCGATCGAGTCCGTATCGACGCCGATACACGGACGAACGCGGGCGTGACCGTCGGCGACTCCGTTACCGTGTCGCCCGTCACGGTCGCCGAGGCGACGCGCGTGACCGTCGACGTCCCCGAAACCCTCGATGCGGACGACGATCTCACCGCACTCGTCACACGCGCGCTGCTCGATCGCCCGATCAAGGCCGGCGAGCAGCTGCGCATCGAACGACTCGGGCCAGCGCCGCTCACGATCGAGTCGACTACGCCCGAGGGCACCGTCCGCGTCACGCAGGAGACGACGATCGCGCTTCGCGGTGGGGCCGATCTCGAAACGGACACGACGACCACGACGAACGCGACGCCGACGACGGGAACGACCGACGCGAGCGAGGGAGCGGCTCGGGTCACCTACGAGGACATCGGCGGGCTGGACGAGGAGCTCGATCAGGTGCGGGAGATGATCGAACTCCCGCTCTCGGAGCCTGAACTGTTCCAGGAGCTCGGTATCGAGCCGCCCTCCGGCGTGTTGCTTTACGGGCCACCAGGGACGGGCAAGACGTTGATCGCGCGGGCGGTCGCCGGCGAGGTCGACGCCTTCTTCACGACGATCTCGGGCCCGGAGATCGTCTCGAAATACAAGGGTGAATCCGAGGAGAAGCTCCGCGAGGCGTTCGATCGGGCCGAGGAGAACGCTCCCTCCGTCGTGTTCATCGACGAGATCGACTCGATCGCGAGCGCGCGCGGCGACGACGCCGACATGGAGACGCGCGTCGTTGCCCAACTCCTCACCCTCATGGACGGCCTGGAGAACAGGGGACAGGTCGTCGTCATCGGCGCGACGAACCGGGTGGACGCGATCGATCCCGCACTCCGCCGGGGCGGACGGTTCGACCGCGAGATCGAGATCGGCGCGCCCGGCGAGGCGGGCCGGCGGGAGGTCCTTGACGTGCACACCCGCTCGATGCCGCTGGCCGAGGACGTCGATCTCGATCGGCTGGCCGCCCGCACACACGGGTTCGTCGGCGCGGATCTCGAATCGCTCGCCGTCGAGGCGGCGATGGCGGCACTCAGACATCGC belongs to Halococcus qingdaonensis and includes:
- a CDS encoding CDC48 family AAA ATPase, translated to MAGGDADGVELTVEGAQKRDAGRGVARLPEAARHTLGVLSGDTVVIDGERATVAKVWPASGDLAGDRVRIDADTRTNAGVTVGDSVTVSPVTVAEATRVTVDVPETLDADDDLTALVTRALLDRPIKAGEQLRIERLGPAPLTIESTTPEGTVRVTQETTIALRGGADLETDTTTTTNATPTTGTTDASEGAARVTYEDIGGLDEELDQVREMIELPLSEPELFQELGIEPPSGVLLYGPPGTGKTLIARAVAGEVDAFFTTISGPEIVSKYKGESEEKLREAFDRAEENAPSVVFIDEIDSIASARGDDADMETRVVAQLLTLMDGLENRGQVVVIGATNRVDAIDPALRRGGRFDREIEIGAPGEAGRREVLDVHTRSMPLAEDVDLDRLAARTHGFVGADLESLAVEAAMAALRHRTERDSLAVTRADFETAMAAVDPSAMREYVAENPNAGFDDVGGLDGAKATLTEAVEWPLSYSALFEATATDPPAGVLLHGPPGTGKTLLARALAGESDVNFISVAGPELLDRYVGESEKAIREVFARARQAAPAIVFFDEIDAVAGGRGETHEVTERVVSQLLTEIDGLAENPNLMVLAATNRMDAIDPALLRPGRIETHIEVPAPDEAARRAIFAVHTDDKPVAEDVDLDRLAADAEGYSGADIEALCRAASMAAIREVAGEYSPDEATAHADEVRITAEHFTDARESITPTFE